A genomic segment from Diadema setosum chromosome 11, eeDiaSeto1, whole genome shotgun sequence encodes:
- the LOC140235396 gene encoding folate receptor gamma-like — translation MLMEKQCLFVISVLFVVERSLTTSTEPEKTVEYYTERCLDGVKHKEKPGPESELFSQCLPWRDRSCCTDETTEGLHVSPTWHNFDWNHCEQQLSSDCEKWMTQDLCFYECSPNVGPWLVPHNISIRNERFAGVPLCQSECNIWFEACRYDFTCKANWAKGWDWSTGQNVCPADSQCRTFEAVYGNATNMCEKIWNRSFKVVPDTESCMVLWFNSDRPNPNEQVALRRAEELVMNGGSFLFSRLHVVGFISFVTTLCLLWQQH, via the exons ATGCTGATGGAGAAGCAGTGCCTGTTTGTCATCTCTGTGCTGTTTGTGGTGGAAAGAAGTCTAACGACATCCACCGAGCCAGAGAAAACGGTGGAGTACTACACTGAGCGATGTCTCGATGGGGTTAAACACAAGGAGAAACCAGGTCCTGAAAGTGAACTCTTCAGTCAG TGCTTGCCTTGGAGGGACAGATCCTGCTGTACAGACGAGACCACAGAGGGACTGCACGTTAGTCCAACGTGGCACAACTTTGACTGGAACCACTGCGAACAGCAACTCTCTTCAGACTGTGAGAAGTGGATGACCCAGGACCTGTGCTTCTATGAGTGCTCGCCAAATGTTGGGCCATGGCTTGTACCA CACAACATCAGCATCAGGAATGAACGTTTTGCCGGTGTGCCCCTTTGTCAGAGCGAATGCAACATTTGGTTTGAGGCATGCCGCTATGACTTCACCTGCAAAGCGAACTGGGCCAAAGGATGGGACTGGTCTACAG GGCAAAATGTGTGTCCAGCAGACAGCCAGTGTCGGACGTTTGAGGCCGTGTATGGGAATGCAACCAACATGTGTGAAAAAATCTGGAACAGGTCCTTCAAGGTTGTGCCAGACACCGAGTCTTGCATGGTGCTGTGGTTTAACAGCGACAGGCCAAACCCAAATGAACAG GTTGCACTGAGACGAGCAGAGGAGCTAGTGATGAATGGAGGCAGCTTCCTGTTCAGTAGGCTGCATGTTGTGGGCTTCATCAGCTTTGTGACAACTTTGTGTCTTTTGTGGCAGCAACATTGA